One Chloroflexota bacterium DNA segment encodes these proteins:
- a CDS encoding creatininase family protein has protein sequence MAELIPFAELRGGLRAETAARADFAVLPIGAVEWHGPHLPFGTDVILASEFAARLRGDFSAVLFPSMPYSACPGKTSGHEGTVAIRPEVALAYLCDVLAGIVDAGFQRVLVLNGHDANMSMARAAMEWVSGSRTVSFLLVNWFQLLTPAETAHLFGQTSGHNGRGHGGPFESAAVWSFAPERVNTDGIPDLPPRPSLASDRMHVLVESYPTPWDGWSGYISEASQAKGDELVEGALDKLAGLLEAWIAAPPSDPPRRR, from the coding sequence ATGGCCGAGTTGATTCCATTCGCGGAGCTGCGTGGCGGGCTGCGCGCCGAGACCGCCGCCCGCGCCGATTTCGCGGTGCTGCCCATCGGGGCCGTCGAGTGGCATGGCCCGCACCTGCCGTTCGGCACGGACGTGATCCTGGCGTCCGAGTTCGCCGCGCGCCTGCGCGGCGACTTCAGCGCTGTCCTCTTCCCGTCCATGCCGTACAGTGCGTGCCCTGGCAAGACCAGCGGCCACGAGGGGACGGTCGCGATTCGCCCGGAGGTCGCCCTGGCCTACCTGTGCGACGTGCTGGCCGGCATCGTGGACGCCGGGTTTCAGCGCGTGCTGGTGCTCAACGGCCACGACGCCAACATGTCGATGGCCCGCGCCGCGATGGAGTGGGTCTCGGGGAGCCGGACGGTCAGCTTCCTGCTGGTCAACTGGTTCCAACTGCTGACGCCCGCCGAGACGGCCCACCTGTTCGGGCAGACCAGCGGACACAACGGGCGCGGCCACGGCGGCCCGTTCGAGTCGGCGGCGGTCTGGAGCTTTGCGCCGGAACGTGTGAATACGGACGGCATTCCGGATCTGCCGCCGCGCCCGTCCCTGGCCTCGGACCGCATGCACGTGCTGGTCGAGTCGTACCCGACGCCCTGGGACGGCTGGTCCGGGTACATCAGCGAGGCGAGCCAGGCGAAGGGCGACGAGCTGGTGGAAGGGGCGCTGGACAAGCTGGCCGGGCTGCTCGAAGCGTGGATCGCCGCGCCGCCGTCCGATCCGCCCCGGCGCCGGTAG
- a CDS encoding DUF2088 domain-containing protein: MIAAPDLSAIQLHVPLPVMHRVRQTFNAPVLDDIEGETKRHVRRFADTIKPGARIAITAGSRGIANMARIIRSIGEEVRALGGDPFVMPAMGSHGKATAEGQIEMLAELGITEQSVGMQIISDMAVRQVGVVDECGMPVYVAETALAADGVIVVNRVKPHTDFNGPIESGLSKICTIGIGKQKGAQAVHSYGVPGLAQWMPKAAKVVVKHAGVLFGVAIVENAYDQTAIIESVKATDIADEKEVELQATSKRLMPSLPFDTLDTLIIDEMGKQISGAGMDSNIIGRMLVHGSAEFDRPNVSAIAILDLTDGSHGNAAGLGLADFTTQRLINKVDFAAYYINCLTSGIGGLQRGQVPMVMPDDRSAVKAAIQTCGEPRQDVVGVMHIRNTLQIGEIEISASLLNQARELSHLDIDPDGHEMAFDATGQIVDIWGAAH; the protein is encoded by the coding sequence ATGATCGCCGCGCCAGACCTGAGCGCCATTCAGCTGCACGTGCCGCTGCCCGTCATGCACCGCGTCCGCCAGACGTTCAATGCACCCGTGCTGGACGACATCGAGGGCGAGACGAAGCGGCACGTGCGCCGGTTCGCGGACACCATCAAGCCCGGCGCGCGCATCGCCATCACGGCCGGCAGCCGGGGCATCGCCAACATGGCGCGCATCATCCGCTCCATCGGCGAGGAGGTCCGCGCCCTGGGCGGCGACCCGTTCGTCATGCCGGCCATGGGCAGCCACGGCAAGGCGACCGCCGAGGGCCAGATCGAGATGCTGGCCGAGCTTGGCATCACCGAGCAGAGCGTCGGGATGCAGATCATCTCCGACATGGCCGTGCGGCAGGTCGGCGTGGTGGACGAGTGCGGCATGCCGGTCTACGTCGCGGAGACGGCGCTCGCCGCTGACGGCGTGATCGTCGTCAACCGCGTGAAGCCGCACACCGACTTCAACGGCCCCATCGAGAGCGGCCTCTCCAAGATCTGCACCATCGGCATCGGCAAGCAGAAGGGCGCGCAGGCCGTCCACTCTTACGGCGTGCCGGGCCTCGCGCAGTGGATGCCGAAGGCGGCGAAGGTCGTCGTCAAGCACGCCGGCGTGCTGTTCGGCGTGGCGATCGTCGAGAACGCCTACGACCAGACGGCGATCATCGAGTCGGTCAAGGCGACCGACATCGCGGACGAGAAGGAGGTCGAGCTGCAGGCGACCTCCAAGCGGCTGATGCCCTCGCTGCCGTTCGACACGCTCGACACCCTCATCATCGACGAGATGGGCAAGCAGATCTCCGGCGCGGGGATGGACTCGAACATCATCGGACGGATGCTGGTGCACGGCTCGGCCGAGTTCGACCGCCCGAACGTCAGCGCCATCGCCATCCTGGACCTGACCGACGGCTCGCACGGGAACGCGGCCGGCCTGGGCCTCGCGGACTTCACCACCCAGCGGCTGATCAACAAGGTCGATTTCGCAGCCTACTACATCAACTGCCTGACCAGCGGCATCGGCGGCCTGCAGCGCGGGCAGGTGCCGATGGTGATGCCAGATGACCGCTCGGCGGTGAAGGCAGCCATCCAGACCTGCGGCGAGCCGCGCCAGGACGTGGTGGGCGTCATGCACATCCGCAACACGCTGCAGATCGGCGAGATCGAGATCTCGGCGTCGCTGCTGAACCAGGCCCGCGAGCTGTCCCACCTCGACATCGACCCTGACGGCCACGAGATGGCGTTCGACGCCACCGGGCAGATCGTGGACATCTGGGGCGCGGCCCACTGA
- a CDS encoding tetratricopeptide repeat protein produces the protein MSTSPDDRWHELDRAAYEIPHDPVRLPEREPLLIERLRVAATFGLDDPRLEQSHVNLLHYYYCDASDYTKVEPVCRFWLRLKDDHLTADQHDLHVLYELGASLTMQERQNEAEAQYRRALQLAESELGPDHERTQGAVLQLGQHLSNAKQYAEAIVCGERLLDLRRQGKASRRHDEVTPWFLHGAHKSLGRHADAEALLREELARDAERKPEDVRDARDPRRGMLLSLLADVIAAQGRLDEALAMQGEAIEMVTAAYAAMNAQLSAARAEAERQGLRMAGPIGQHHETDLHRAHADMLRRAGRYDEAEAIYRDELTLLAADADQQPLRWQPPALGRAHRDATAAERRATILAGLAAVIQEAGRPDEATAYSSEAADLQACALALRERANRISHRL, from the coding sequence GTGAGCACCAGCCCGGACGACCGCTGGCACGAGCTTGACCGCGCCGCCTACGAGATCCCGCACGATCCTGTTCGCCTGCCTGAGCGGGAACCGCTGCTGATCGAGCGGCTGCGTGTCGCCGCGACGTTCGGCCTGGACGATCCACGCCTGGAGCAGAGCCACGTGAACCTGCTCCACTACTACTACTGCGATGCCTCGGACTATACGAAGGTCGAGCCAGTCTGTCGCTTCTGGCTTCGTCTGAAGGATGACCATCTCACGGCGGACCAACACGACCTGCACGTCCTCTATGAACTCGGTGCAAGCCTCACGATGCAGGAACGGCAGAACGAGGCGGAGGCGCAATATCGACGCGCCCTCCAACTGGCCGAGTCTGAGCTTGGTCCCGACCATGAACGAACGCAGGGCGCCGTCCTCCAGCTTGGCCAGCACCTCTCCAACGCGAAGCAGTATGCCGAGGCGATTGTGTGCGGTGAGCGTCTGCTGGATCTGCGGCGGCAGGGCAAAGCGTCGCGGCGGCATGACGAGGTCACGCCCTGGTTCCTGCACGGCGCGCACAAGAGCCTCGGGCGACATGCTGATGCGGAAGCCTTGCTACGAGAGGAGCTTGCGCGGGACGCTGAGCGCAAGCCCGAGGACGTGCGAGACGCCCGCGACCCAAGGCGCGGGATGCTCCTGAGTCTGTTGGCCGACGTGATCGCCGCTCAGGGCCGGCTGGATGAGGCATTGGCGATGCAGGGCGAAGCTATCGAGATGGTTACGGCAGCCTACGCGGCGATGAATGCCCAACTCAGTGCAGCCCGTGCAGAGGCCGAGCGCCAGGGGCTTCGCATGGCCGGGCCGATTGGGCAGCATCATGAGACGGACCTGCATCGGGCGCACGCCGACATGCTCCGTCGTGCTGGTCGATACGACGAAGCCGAAGCAATCTACCGGGATGAGCTGACGCTCCTTGCGGCCGACGCCGACCAACAGCCCCTGCGCTGGCAGCCGCCGGCCCTAGGCCGGGCCCACCGCGACGCGACCGCGGCGGAGCGACGCGCCACGATCCTTGCTGGTCTGGCAGCGGTGATCCAGGAAGCCGGCCGCCCTGACGAAGCAACAGCCTACTCGTCGGAGGCCGCCGACCTCCAGGCATGCGCGTTGGCGCTGCGCGAGCGGGCCAATCGGATCTCACACAGGCTGTAG
- a CDS encoding YggT family protein — protein MQERRVERPGVVERPVDGYVETPTARTTAPAAYDEVAYERVATPPATAAVDQVNATSYDPYAERRRSSYKLVQGIWLLFGIVEGLLAIRFVLKLLGANEAAGFASFIYAASGPFIAPFNNLFGNPGSGGSVLELNTLVAIVVYMLVAWLVAKVVWLLAGENRSATRTVSNATRARVE, from the coding sequence ATGCAGGAGCGACGAGTCGAGCGGCCAGGCGTGGTGGAACGGCCAGTAGACGGGTATGTGGAGACCCCGACCGCGCGGACGACGGCGCCAGCCGCCTACGACGAGGTGGCCTACGAGCGCGTTGCGACCCCGCCAGCGACCGCGGCTGTGGATCAGGTCAACGCGACCTCGTACGATCCATACGCGGAGCGCCGACGCTCGTCCTACAAGCTCGTGCAGGGCATCTGGCTGCTGTTCGGCATCGTCGAGGGCCTCCTGGCGATCCGCTTCGTCTTGAAGCTGCTCGGCGCGAACGAGGCGGCCGGCTTCGCGAGCTTCATCTACGCGGCCTCCGGTCCGTTCATCGCGCCGTTCAACAACCTGTTCGGCAACCCGGGCAGCGGCGGCAGCGTGCTGGAGCTGAACACGCTGGTGGCGATTGTCGTCTACATGCTGGTGGCGTGGCTGGTGGCGAAGGTCGTCTGGCTGCTGGCCGGCGAGAACCGCTCGGCCACGCGGACCGTCTCCAACGCGACGCGTGCGCGGGTGGAGTAG